The genomic segment GCCTGGTGCGCCGCTCGGCGCGCATCGATCCCCAGGACCCGTATCTCGCCTGCGTCCGGCCGCACCAGGCCGAGCAAGGCGCAGATCGCCGTCGTCTTGCCCGCTCCATTCGGACCCAGTAACCCCAGCACCTGACCGCGCTCCAGCGTGATCGAGAGATCGCGGAGGACGACGCGCCGGCCGTACCGCTTGGTGAGACCGCGGACCTCGAGCACCGGCGGGTCTGGCGCGGGAGTCAGCGCGTGTCCGGCTCGAACCATCGGCATTTGCACCGATCGCCTCCTTCCCACGTGCGGCCTCCCGTATCCCGTCGAATGCCATTGTCGGAGTGACCGGTGACGAAATCGTGACAGGACTGTTCCGATCTGATGACACTCGTTCGAGCGGTCGAGTTCGAGCGGCCCCATCTCGTGACGGGCCGAGGGAGCGAGTGGCAGACTCTGGAGCATCGGGTACTACCCTCGTGGGGGTACCTGGGGTGATGGACAACCTCCCCAGCGCGTCGTACGCTGGAGTGGTGCGTGGGGGATCGATCGAGTCGGACGAGGGAGCAACAGTGGCCGGGGCGGGAGAAGATCGTCGTTTGGAGCCACCTACGTTTCAGGACGTCGTGCGTGCGCGTGCGGTCGTGCGACGGTATCTCGTACCGACACCGCTCATTCATTCGCCGCTGCTCAGCGAGCACCTCGGCTGCGAGATCTACCTGAAGTGCGAGCAGCTCCAGCCGATCGGTGCCTTCAAGGTGCGTGGCGGGATCTATCTCATGAGCAAGCTCTCTCCGGAAGAGCGGGCCCGCGGCGTCGTGACGGCTTCGACCGGGAATCATGGACAATCGATCGCCTACGCAGCTCGCCTGTTCGGTGTCCGCGCGATCGTTTACGCGCCGGAAGGGGCCAACCCGCTCAAGGTCGCGGCGATGCGCCGGCTGGGAGCGGAGGTCGTTCTCACGGGGCGCGACTTCGACGAAGCCCGGCTCGCCTGTGAGGCGCGCGCGGCCGCTGAGGGGCTCCGCTACGTTCACTCAGCCAACGAGCCGGATCTGATCGCTGGTGTCGGTACCTACGCGCTGGAAATCCTGGACGACCTACCTGATGTCGAAGTCGTCATCGTCCCGATCGGAGCGGGAAGCGGCGTCTGCGGTACCGGCATCGTCATGAAGACGGTGAACCCGGCGATTCAGGTGATCGGGGTCCAGGCAGCCGGTATGCCGGTCGTGTACGAGTCCTGGCGCCAGGGGCGCCTCCTGGAACTCGCGACAGGACACACCTTCGCCGAGGGGATCGCCACACGCGTCGCCTTCGAGCTTCCGCTCCGGATCATCCGCGAGCGTGTCGACGATATCGTGCTGGTGACCGACGAGGAGATCGCTCGCGCGATGGTCGAGCTCCTCGAAACTCGGATCGTCGCTGAAGGGGCTGGCGCCGCCGCCCTGGCTGCGGCGCATCGGATTCGCGACCAGCTTACGGGCAAAAAGGTCGTCCTCGTGGTGAGCGGGGGCAATGTGACGCTCGACACGCTCCGCTGGGCCTTCGGTGTCTCCGCAACCTCGACCGCATCTCTGGGGTGAGTCGATGAGTGTCTTCGAGCAGTTCGGGCGCTGGCTTCGCCGGCGACAAGGGATCGAGCGGAATCCGCTCTATCGGATCGCGAGCGATGTCGTCGAGGGGCGACTGACGGTCGAGCGAGCGTATGCGGCGGCTGAGCATCCGAGCACGGTCGCGCGGCTCGCTGATGGTGACCTGTGGGAAGTGCTCGACGAGGCGAGTCATCTCGCGCTCGATCGGCCGGATCAGGCGTTGCTCCTGAGCCGCCTGGTGATCCTCGCTGCCCGGCAGAAGGGGTTCGACCGCGTCCTGATGGAGGCGAACCTACGGGCAGCCGATATCCTGGCCGAGTATCTCGGGCCGGACGAGGATGAGACACGGGAGGCCGAGCGGCAACGGGAGCAGGAGCTGCATCTCCAGGAAGCGCTGCGAGCAGCGCGGCGGATTGCCAATGCAGCTGGACAGCGGCGTGCACTGGCTCGCCTGGCTCGTCTCGCCTGGCAACGCGGGGACCGGGACCGGGCCCGCGAGCTCCTCCTGCGCCAGCTCGAGTCCGGTCGCGAGGACACCGACACGCTCGAGGATGTCGAGACCGCACTCATGCTCGGCGATCTGGCCCGGCAAGAGGGGAACCTTTCGGCTGCCCGGGAGTTCTACAACCGGGCGAGTCGGAGTGCCCGGCGGGTCGGTCACTATGCTGGCATGGTCGATGCCTTGCTCCGGCAAGTCGCCATCCTCCGGGAACTCGGCGACCTCGATGCAGCGTACGCCCTCCTCCAGCAGGCCCATGAGGCAGCTGAGCGGATGATCGACCATCGTCTGCAGGCTGAGATCGCGATCCAGATCGGCGCGATCCTGGCCGAGCAACGGCGGCTCAGTCAGGCCCGTGCTGCGCTCGTCATGGCGCTCGAGCGAGCGCGCGCAGCAGCCGACCTCGCGCTGGAGAGCCGCTGCTTGATCGGCTTGACGCAGATCGAGCGACAAGCTGGGAAGTTCCGCGACGCAGCGGATCACCTGCATCAGCTCGCCAACCTCGAGCTTCGTCTCGGCAACCGGCGTGCCGCGATTCGGGCACTGCTCGATGCTGCCGAGTTCTCGCTCGAGGCGCGACAGCCGCAGCGCGCGCTGCAGTTGCTCCAACTTGCCCAGCAGCAGAGCGAGGCGAACGAAGATCAGGCGCTGCGCCAGCGGCTGTTCGGTCTTTCTGGGCTCGCGCATGCCGCACTCGATCATCGTGGCGAGGCGCTCGAATATCTCTACCAGGCGTTCCGGCTGGCCCAACAGAGCGGTGATGTCGGTGAACAGGCCCGCTGGTTGATCGGGACCGGCGAAGTGCTGCTCGAGTTCGGTGAGCTCCAGGATGCGATCACGGTTGCCAAGCACGCAGCAGCCCTCGTCCGTACGGCCGGAAGCCTCAAACTCGAGGCGCAACTGGCTGTGCTGCTGGGGGCGATCGCGCTGGCGCGTGGATTGCGCCGGGAAGCTGAACAGCATCTTCTGCAGGCGTGCGAGCAGGCAGAGCGAGCCCGCGACTTCGCCGCCCAGGAGCGAGCGCTCTTGCTTCTGGCCGAACTGCAACTCCAGGATGCCGATCCGCACGGGGCCATCGGCTATCTCCGGCAAGCGCTCGAACTGGCCACGGCGACGGGGAACGACGAGCTTCGTGCCCGCCTGCATGGGCGGATCGCCCGCCTCTACCAGTCGTTGCACTTCTTCCGCGAAGCGGAGGAGCATTACCGGGCTGCCCGACAGATCGCACAGGAGATCGATTCGTTGCCGCTCCTCGCGCGAGCCCTGCGTGGTCTAGCCACGGTGCTCGATGCCTCCGGTCGGGTCGACGAGGCACTGACGACCTATCGCGAGGCGATCGCGCTGGCGGAGCAACTGGGTGACCGGCGGGCAGCACTGGCGCTCCACTACAACGCAGCGCTTCTCCTGTTGGATCGCGGCAATGACGGGGAAGCCCGCTATCACCTGCGCCTCGCCCACGAGCTGGCTCTGGCCTTGGGCGATGACCAGTTCGCTGCCAGCCTGCGGGAGTTGCTCGGGCCGGAGACCCGCCAGACCGCTAGCTTCGAGGAACCGGCTGACGAGCTCCTGAGCGAGTCCCCACTGAGCCCACGCCGGCGAACGGAGTCACCGTACGATCTCCCCTAACCTCTGGTGCCGCGTACGAACGCGTGTTCCTCTAGACGTACGTACACCGCCTGTGCTAGACTGCACGGTGCCAGGCAGGCACCAGTGGGGTGCGTTGGCGCGTGGGAACACCGGATCCCCGCGCTCTGGGGTGCCGTGTTGCCTGGCACGGACCTGGCGATCGGCGAGAGGAGCGAAGAGGGATGTCGTACGTCGTCGAGCGGAGCGTCCGGTTCGCGCGGGCCAGTTCGTCGCCCTATGCTGCATTGCAGCTCAGCGGTGAACAGCAAACGACCGGGTTGCGGCTCTTCGCGGCCGTGGTCGAACCGCTCGAGCCGTTCCCGAGCAGCCCGGAGGTCGGCCGGCGCGTGCTCGCCCTCTTGCAGCATGCTGTCTGGCAACTCGGCCCGCACGCTTCGCTGGACGAGCTGAGCGAGGCGCTCACGGAAGCCTTTCTGCGCGCCAACCACTGGCTGGTGACGCTCAACAGCGGTCGTCCCGGTTCCCAGTGGCATCGCTTCGGTGCGACCTGTGCTTTGTTGAACGGTAAAGACCTCGTGCTCGCACAGGTTCCGCCGAGTGCAGCGATCGTCACACAAGATCGCGAGATCTTCGCCTTTCCGCCCGAAGCGGACGAGCCGGCACGCTTCGCGAGCGCGCTCGGGAGCGCACGCCAGCTCCAGCCAGCTCTCTATTACACCCGCAGTGCTCCCGGTGACCTCCTCGTGCTGACGACAGCAGCCTACGGGCAAGAGTTGCTGTCTCGGTACGGAAGACGTCTCGTGGATGCGACTCCTGCACAGATCTTCGATCTGCTCGAAGAGCTGTCCCTCGATCACGGCGATCCCACCAGCCCCCCGGTGGTCGCCTTGCGTCTTCCGGAACCGCTCCGGTTCACACAGCAACCCGTCCGCCGCGTGAGCGAACTCTTGCGGCTCCTCCTGCCGGAGCGCCAACCGCAGGACGAACGTCCTGCGACGAGTGTGGACGGATCGGATGTTGACGCGGTGCAGGCGCACGGGCAGACTAGAAACGCGCCGGAGGAGTGGGCTGCGGACGAACCAGGAACCCGAGCGACGGCCCAGCCGGACGATGACCCACTCGCCGTGTACGGGCAACAGGTCGGTGAAGGGGTTGACAGCGAGCCGCCACCAGCGGCTCCCAGGGGTAGGGGGCGAACGCTGATCGAGCTTATCGCTGGGCTCGCCATTGCGACCGTCACCGGGTTAGCCGGGATCTGGCAGCTCTTCCGGCGCCGACGGCGACCGCTTCTCCCGCAGGATGAAGGGACATTCGGTCTGCCCCGACTGGAGCGACACGAGGACCGCATTCGGCTTCCCGATCTCACCCCGGTGCGTCGTCAGTTGCCGCGCTTGCCAGCGAGTCGCCTGACCGGGCTCATCGCCTTGGGGATCATCGGGGCACTCACGACGACGCTGGTCGTCTCGATCCAAAGCGAGCGAACGTCCGAGCGTGAACAGGCGTACACGCAGCTGTACCAGTCCGCGGTTGCCGAGCGCCAGCTGGCTGAACAGTCAACCGACCCGGCGATCGCGCGAGCCTACCTGCACACAGCTTCACAGCGTTTGGAACGTGCCGCTGCACTTGGACTGGATCCGCAGCTCGTCACGCAGGAACGGGCGGCGATCGAGCGTGCCCTCGATCGGTTGCTGCATGTCGAGCGGTTGCCGGCGAATGCGGTACAGCTCCTCGGTGCCGTACCCCCGGCTCCGGACGGTGTCACACCGCGTCTCTTCTTCGGGAACGGTCAGCTCTACCTGCTCACCGATGCGCTGTACCGGCTCGATGCTGGTGGAACGCGTCTCGTACGCCTGCTCGGTCCAGGTGACCGGGTCGATGGTGTCGCGGTGGGGACGCTCGTCGGTGCAACCTGGGACGACGGTGTCCCGGTGGCGTTCGACGGCAGCGTCGCGTATCGTTTCGATCCCACGACTGCCCGCTGGAGCGCAATTCCAGTGGGCACGTTTGGCGCCCCGTACCAGAACGTCGCGGCTGTCGGTGCCTTCACTGGGAACCTCTACCTGCTGCAGCCGCAGAGCGGACAGATCCTCCGTTTCCTGAGCGGTTCCTATCAGAACCTGCCCGAGGACTGGACCGGTGGCCAATCAGCTGATCGGCTGCGCGCAGCGGTCGATTTCGAGATCGACGGTCGGATCCATGTGTTGCTCGCTGATGGGACGGTGCTCAGCTTCTACCGTGGCGCGCTGGAAACGGAGGCCAAGCCCCAGATCGACCCACCGGTGAGCGACGCGGTGGCCCTGTCGCAGCAACCGGAGCGCCCCTACCGCTACGTGGGGACGCGGAGCGGCCGGATCATCCGGCTGCGCACGGACGGCACGGTCGTCCAGCAGTTCGTGAGCGGGGCTGGAGCACCGTCGCTCGACGGACTTCTCGACGTAGCGGTGGACGATGTGCAGGGTTTGGCGTACGTGCTGACCGAGCGCGGGCTTTTCCTCGTCCGCTTGCCAGCGCCACCAGCGGGTTCCTAGGCCCACGGCGGATCGCTCACGTCGTCGACTCCGAACCGCACCGATTCCTCGCCGATCCGGACGAGGACGGTGCGGTCGCGTGTGCGGACCGACTGGACGATACCGACGCCACGCGGCGTAACGACTGTCGCACCGATGCGGGGATAGCGGCCGGGTCGCAGGCGGCTCCCCTGCAAGAGGCGGGTCAAAGCTCGCTCGACCGAGCCGTCATCGCGAGCAATGCGCCCGAGGCTACCGTGCAACGCCAGGTCTGGTTCGAGGGTGACCACCGCGATCGGACAGTCGTATCGCTCACTCAGCGTTCGAACCAGCTGGGTGACCTCGCTCGCCGACGACGTGACCAACTCGAGCACGATCCCGCCAGCGAGCGAGGGCCGGATGCCGCGCACCTTCTTGGCCCACTCCGCAGTGAGCGACCGTGCGAGGGTAAGACCGCGCTCCAGGAGTGCTGGCAACCCACGCAGCTCGTCCTCACGCAACGGGCGTGCGGAGAGGAGGTCGCTGTCATCCTCGCAAACGAGCAGTGGCTCCGCACCGACGAGTGCTGCTGCTTCCTCGCCGAGCGGCCCTGGCACTGCTAGCCAGGACGAGTCGGCCGGTGTCTCCGCCCACTCGACACCTGCCGAGCCGAGCCGTCGGACCGCACACCTCATCCGCTCTGCTCCGTCCACACGACCGCCAGCGCATCCAGTGCCAGTCGCGCTTGCACGTTCGCCTCCAGGTCAGCCATGCTCTGGAGTGTCGCCTCGAGTGCTGCGACCGTCCCAGCGAGCCCTCGGCGTCGTGCCAGCGCTTGGAGTGCTGCTCGGGCTTCCTCGTGTACGATCGGTGCTGCCTGGTCGGCGGCCAGCCAGACCGCGTCGCGCCAGAGTTCAGCGGCCAGCAGCAACATCTTCCGCACCGCTGCCCGCTTGCCTCGCCGGTACTGCTCGGTGAGACGTCGCGCGAACCCGACTGCCGCCAACGGCTCGGACATCGCAGCGACGACTTCTCCGACCCGCTGCTCGTACCCGGCGAGGGCAGTTTCGTCCTCCACCAGGCGGAAGGCTTCGGCGATCCGCCCGCGCACGAGGGTGGCGATCCGTTTCGCACGCTCACGACTGACACCGCGTGCGGACAACGCCTCCTGGATCACGTGTGCCGGGAGCGGGGTGAGGTGAAAGATCTGGCAACGCGAGCGGATCGTTTCCGGCAGGGCGTGAGTGTCCTCGGCGATGAGCAGCAGTACTGCATACGGTGGAGGCTCTTCCAATGTCTTCAGGAGCGCATCCGCGGCGTCGCGCGAGAGTCGCTCGGCATCGTCGATGATCGCGACGCGCCAAGCACCTTCGAGCGGGCGCAGCGAGAGGCTCGCACGGAACTCTCGGATCCGATCGATCGAGATGAGCTTGATGTCGTCCGGTTCCGCATCCAGTGCGATCCGCGTCACGTCCGGATGGACGCGCCGGGCGACGCGCTCGCACGCTCGGCAATGGCCGCATGGGCGTTCGGCGAGCGGTGCCTCGCAGAGCAGCGCGCTCGCGAAGGCGTAGGCCAACGTCGTCCGGCCGATCCCCGCTGGGCCGGCGAAGAGGTAGGCATGGTGAACCTGGCCAGCATGGAGTGCGCGGGTCAGCGTGCTGGTGACTCGTTCGTGTCCGAGGACTGGCCACCGCGGCGCTGGTTGCGAAGGAAGCGCATCGATCCGTTCGCTCATTTCGCCTTGGCTGGTTCGCGTGTCGGGAGCGAAATCGGTCCTTCGACCTGTTCGCCCTGCGCGAGTGCCGTCACGATCTCCTCGATCTCAGCGTTGCTCAGTCGCCGCTCGGTACCGTAGGCGCGGATCGCGTCGAGGAGCTCCTTGCGGGTGACGACGGTGATCGGGCTCTCGACCACTTCGAGCTGGGCCTGATCGTTCAGAAAGACGATCAGCCCATCGACGTGCTCGGCTCCGGGCAAGTCGCGCTGCTGGAGAAACGTGCGGAGTGCCTCCATCTGGCGCTGGCATTCGACGGTCGGGTTGCCGAGCGGCGGTCCGCCGAAGGTCAGGAGACGCAGGATAAAGCGATCCAAACGCCGCCAGCGTGTGCCGCGCACGACGATACGGCCCGCCAGTTCCCGTGTCGTGATGTTCAGGATACCCCCGGGCCAGACGAGCACATGTTCCGGTCGCCAGCCGGCGGGGATGTCCGGGTAGTGGACGAGCGTGTAGCGATCGTTGAGACGACGCAAGGTTGCATCCAAAAGCTCGTCAGGACGCGGGCGCCGGTTCCACTTCGCCCACTGTTGCATCCCAGCATTGAAAAAGAGGAAGCCAGTGATGAGGGCAGCGTACGCGAGATAGATATAGAGCAGCTGCTGGAAGAAGGTTAGGGCGATCGAACCGAACAAGCCGGTGAGCCCGACGGCGATCATGACGCGCGACGCGCGCTGACGACGCTTCAGGTAACCGACATTCCGCACGACGCGCATCGGACTCCCCCTGCTCGGCTTACCGCCTTCACCTACGGTCAGTCTAGCATGCCTTTCAGGACGAAGCTGGTGGCTGTGGCGAGGACGGGTGGAAGATCATGACGGTTCGCGGATAAGGGGCACTGATACCGGCCTCGCGCAGGGCGTACAGGATGCGACGGCGTAGCTCCCGCGCGACGCGCCACTGCTCGCGAGGTCGCGTCTTCACCGCGATCCGGATCGTCGCCTGCTGCTGGCCGATCGATTCCACGCCGAACACCTCGCCCGGCTCGAGAACGAGAGGCCCCAGCTCAGGATCGCTCGGCAGTGCCGCCAGAAGCGGCCGCAGGATATCGATGATGCGATCGACGTCCTCCTCCGGGACCAGCGGGACATCGATGATCGCACGTGCCCAATCACGCGACAGGTTCTGGACGATACGGATCTCCCCGTTCGGGACGATGACGTAGGCACCCTCGAGCGTGCGGAGCGCCGTGTACCGGAGTGTCAGCGCTTCCACCGAGCCGCTCACATTGTTGACGTGAATCACGTCCCCGACGTGGTATTGGTCCTCCAGGACGATGAAGATCCCTGCGATGACGTCGCGGATGAGTGTCTGGGCACCGAGGCCGAGAGCCAGACCAACGACGCCCGCACTCGCCAACAACGGGCCGATCGGCACGCCATAGATTGAGAGGATCGTGAGCAGGGCGAGAAGGATTACGGTCAAGCGTACGGCCGATTCAGCGAGCGTCGTCAACGTGCGGACACGCGCGGCTTCTTCGCGCGCGGACAACCGCTCGGATTGCAGCGCCCGTGCAACTGCGCGCTGGATCGTCGCGCGGGTCAGGCGGAGTACGATCCAGGCCAGGAGAATGATGACGAGGGCGAGAATCGTCGGTTCGACGAGCGCCGCCAGGCGGTCGAGGAAACGATCGATCATCGCATCTCCGTTCGCGGTGTCCGGTACCTGGGAGGACAGGAGTTACTCGACGCTCTCGTCCGTGCCGGGGTTACCGAGTATCTGCTCCCATCCTCGGAGTCCCTCCTCGGTGAGGACGAGCGTGCCACGGGCGATCGCTGTTTCCGCTGGGATTTCCGTCCGGATCGGGGCCAAGACAGCGACGACGGACGAGAGTTCTCGACGCAATCGTTCGATGCGTTCGCCGGTGACCGCCAGTGTCGATTCATCCAGTTGCGGAACCACCCACAGGAGGAGCCAGATCGGTCCTTGCCTGCCGGGATAGCGCAGGGTACCGGAGACCGCTACCCGGGCACTGAGCCAGACCTCTGCGGCCTCGCTGGACAGCTGCAGTTCATCGTAGAAGAGGCCAGGTGTTCCCCACCGGAGCTGGGTCAGCCAGCGGCAGAACATGGTGGGAACGTGTCGCTCGATCTCTTGCCCGAGTACGAGGAGCGCGAGGCGCTCCTGCTCGCGCACGATCTGCCGGAGCAACACGTTGACACCGACCAGTTGGCCTGTCACGTGTTCGAACTGGTCGGCCAGCGCGACGACGGCTTGACGGATGGCCGCATCGGCCTCTGCGACTCGTTCGATCTGGTTCGCGACCGTCGTCAAGATCTCGTTCACCCGGCCTTGCGCTCCGGTCATCTCGCGGAACAGCGTACTGACCTCACGCATCGCCTCGGAGACACCGCGTAGCTGATCGGTGGTTTGCCCCTGAACGCGAATCAACTCCTTCAGTTGGTCGACCGTGATCCGGTGCAAGGAGACGATCTCGCGGACTGCATGCTGGATGGCATCGATCGGTGACGAGTGGTTCGGTTCCACGCATTCCCCCGTTCCCGCTCACATGCCTCGAGGATAGCACGCGTGCTCCTGCACTGTAAGCGAGCGCGGTGAACCAGGAACCGAGCGTTGCACGCGTTTCTCACAGAAGCGAGCACAACGAGCGGGGAGAAACATTGTACTCCCTGGTCGCTGCAGCGTGCGCCAGGCCCGACGGTGTGCTGCATGGAGGGCAGGCCTTGCTGGTGGACGAGACAGAAAACGCGACCCCGACGAGCCCTTCGTGTCCCGGCGCGCTCCGCCAGTCTCGAACTCACCCCCTTCCCGGCTCGCGCCGGTCCGGTTGGAGGTCGATTCTGGTGCCGCCCTCTCGGAGCGGCAGTCCCGGTAGGTGGCTACCGGAACCGGATCGGGCTATCCGGTCTCCCGGATGCCCTGCGACGGTCCGACGACGACTCGTCGGGATCGCATCCTTACGATAGCACACCTGTGTCACTGTGTCAAGGGGTCTTTTCGGAGACGAACGAGTCACCGTGAGCGAGCTGTCGCGCGGCGTTCCAAGCGAGCTGGTGGACGAACGGACGATCGAGCCGACGCAGCGTACAGCTCCGGTACCAGGAGGCGCGCTCCGCGCAGCTATCGCGATGGTATGGTTCGCACGAGGGCTTCCAGCCCGAGGGCTCGGCTGCACCGTCTGGGGGTACGCCGCCGCGACGGGAAGGAGTGGAGGTATGACGAGAAAGCTCGAACCCTATCCGGATGTCATCGTTGTCGGGGGCGGGGTGATCGGTGCGACGATCGCGTACGCACTGTCACGCCGGGGCCAACGGGTCGTGCTGCTCGAACGCGAGGCGGTCGGTGAGGGCACGTCGCTCGCCTCGGCTGGTATCGTCAGCCCTCTCGACCAGCGCCAGTACCTGCCCGAACTCGTGCAGTTGCTCTGGCGGAGTATCCGCTCCTATCCCTGGCTGGTCGGCACACTCGAAGAGGAGACGGGCCTTTCGGTCGGCTACCGCCAGTGGGGGAGCTTGCTCGTCGCGGAGACGGACGACGAAGTAGCGACGCTGCGCGAGGTCGGTCATTGGCTCGACGCAGTTGGGTTCACTGTCGAGTGGCTGGACGGCCCGGCTGCGCGTGAGGCCGAGCCGCTGCTTCCGGTGCATATCCAAGGCGGGCTCCTCATCGAGGATGGGGCCAGTGTGCTGGTGCCGCAGCTCGTCCGCGCGGCAGTCGCCGCCGCCCAACGTCGTGGTGCGACCGTCTACGAACACACTGCGGTCACTGCACTCGAAGCGGCTGGGGATCGGGTAGTCGCAGTGCACACGGTGCACGAGCGGCTCCCGACCAGTGCGGTCGTGCTGGCAGCAGGAGCCTGGACGGGGCAACTGGTCGCTCCGCTCGGCGTCTCTTTACCGACCGTGCCGGTCAAGGGGCAAATGGCACTGGTAGAAGGAAGCACTGCACGCCCGCGCCACATCTTGGGTGGGCCGAGCGTTGCCAGCTACGTCGTC from the Thermomicrobium sp. 4228-Ro genome contains:
- a CDS encoding threonine ammonia-lyase, which codes for MAGAGEDRRLEPPTFQDVVRARAVVRRYLVPTPLIHSPLLSEHLGCEIYLKCEQLQPIGAFKVRGGIYLMSKLSPEERARGVVTASTGNHGQSIAYAARLFGVRAIVYAPEGANPLKVAAMRRLGAEVVLTGRDFDEARLACEARAAAEGLRYVHSANEPDLIAGVGTYALEILDDLPDVEVVIVPIGAGSGVCGTGIVMKTVNPAIQVIGVQAAGMPVVYESWRQGRLLELATGHTFAEGIATRVAFELPLRIIRERVDDIVLVTDEEIARAMVELLETRIVAEGAGAAALAAAHRIRDQLTGKKVVLVVSGGNVTLDTLRWAFGVSATSTASLG
- a CDS encoding tetratricopeptide repeat protein → MSVFEQFGRWLRRRQGIERNPLYRIASDVVEGRLTVERAYAAAEHPSTVARLADGDLWEVLDEASHLALDRPDQALLLSRLVILAARQKGFDRVLMEANLRAADILAEYLGPDEDETREAERQREQELHLQEALRAARRIANAAGQRRALARLARLAWQRGDRDRARELLLRQLESGREDTDTLEDVETALMLGDLARQEGNLSAAREFYNRASRSARRVGHYAGMVDALLRQVAILRELGDLDAAYALLQQAHEAAERMIDHRLQAEIAIQIGAILAEQRRLSQARAALVMALERARAAADLALESRCLIGLTQIERQAGKFRDAADHLHQLANLELRLGNRRAAIRALLDAAEFSLEARQPQRALQLLQLAQQQSEANEDQALRQRLFGLSGLAHAALDHRGEALEYLYQAFRLAQQSGDVGEQARWLIGTGEVLLEFGELQDAITVAKHAAALVRTAGSLKLEAQLAVLLGAIALARGLRREAEQHLLQACEQAERARDFAAQERALLLLAELQLQDADPHGAIGYLRQALELATATGNDELRARLHGRIARLYQSLHFFREAEEHYRAARQIAQEIDSLPLLARALRGLATVLDASGRVDEALTTYREAIALAEQLGDRRAALALHYNAALLLLDRGNDGEARYHLRLAHELALALGDDQFAASLRELLGPETRQTASFEEPADELLSESPLSPRRRTESPYDLP
- the holB gene encoding DNA polymerase III subunit delta', which gives rise to MSERIDALPSQPAPRWPVLGHERVTSTLTRALHAGQVHHAYLFAGPAGIGRTTLAYAFASALLCEAPLAERPCGHCRACERVARRVHPDVTRIALDAEPDDIKLISIDRIREFRASLSLRPLEGAWRVAIIDDAERLSRDAADALLKTLEEPPPYAVLLLIAEDTHALPETIRSRCQIFHLTPLPAHVIQEALSARGVSRERAKRIATLVRGRIAEAFRLVEDETALAGYEQRVGEVVAAMSEPLAAVGFARRLTEQYRRGKRAAVRKMLLLAAELWRDAVWLAADQAAPIVHEEARAALQALARRRGLAGTVAALEATLQSMADLEANVQARLALDALAVVWTEQSG
- a CDS encoding NERD domain-containing protein, which produces MRVVRNVGYLKRRQRASRVMIAVGLTGLFGSIALTFFQQLLYIYLAYAALITGFLFFNAGMQQWAKWNRRPRPDELLDATLRRLNDRYTLVHYPDIPAGWRPEHVLVWPGGILNITTRELAGRIVVRGTRWRRLDRFILRLLTFGGPPLGNPTVECQRQMEALRTFLQQRDLPGAEHVDGLIVFLNDQAQLEVVESPITVVTRKELLDAIRAYGTERRLSNAEIEEIVTALAQGEQVEGPISLPTREPAKAK
- a CDS encoding mechanosensitive ion channel family protein is translated as MIDRFLDRLAALVEPTILALVIILLAWIVLRLTRATIQRAVARALQSERLSAREEAARVRTLTTLAESAVRLTVILLALLTILSIYGVPIGPLLASAGVVGLALGLGAQTLIRDVIAGIFIVLEDQYHVGDVIHVNNVSGSVEALTLRYTALRTLEGAYVIVPNGEIRIVQNLSRDWARAIIDVPLVPEEDVDRIIDILRPLLAALPSDPELGPLVLEPGEVFGVESIGQQQATIRIAVKTRPREQWRVARELRRRILYALREAGISAPYPRTVMIFHPSSPQPPASS
- the thiO gene encoding glycine oxidase ThiO; the protein is MTRKLEPYPDVIVVGGGVIGATIAYALSRRGQRVVLLEREAVGEGTSLASAGIVSPLDQRQYLPELVQLLWRSIRSYPWLVGTLEEETGLSVGYRQWGSLLVAETDDEVATLREVGHWLDAVGFTVEWLDGPAAREAEPLLPVHIQGGLLIEDGASVLVPQLVRAAVAAAQRRGATVYEHTAVTALEAAGDRVVAVHTVHERLPTSAVVLAAGAWTGQLVAPLGVSLPTVPVKGQMALVEGSTARPRHILGGPSVASYVVPRVDGLIWIGTTVERGRWGTRPTPQGLWQCIDTARRVAPALLHEEIVAVGAGLRPGTADDLPALGRLPGWRNLWVATGHLRLGIMLAPVTADLVAEAIEQESEAVFPPAFSPRRFAGATGTA